A window of the Lactuca sativa cultivar Salinas chromosome 5, Lsat_Salinas_v11, whole genome shotgun sequence genome harbors these coding sequences:
- the LOC111889972 gene encoding uncharacterized protein LOC111889972: MNACGRHISDHLSPIPNSQSLIHHHRVCKGLEFLSSYPSFIDQGEFYQLNKMVEKLTNAPLLYPYLCTELFDGVTTTGAVSWGLSSTLPHPPSKVFTTKDYEDIEMVDPPPQMDIPASALTLHPQQVPQQYPHL; this comes from the exons ATGAATGCATGTGGCAGACATATCTCGGACCACCTATCCCCTATCCCCAATTCACAATCACTGATTCACCATCATAGAGTTTGCAAAGGACTCGAATTTCTATCAAGTTATCCAAGCTTTATCGATCAAGGCGAATTTTATCAG TTGAACAAGATGGTAGAGAAATTAACAAATGCGCCCCTCCTTTACCCATATCTATGCACCGAGTTGTTTGATGGTGTGACCACGACTGGTGCTGTCAGTTGGGGACTATCTTCGACACTCCCTCATCCTCCATCAAAAGTGTTTACTACAAAAGATTATGAGGATATCGAGATGGTAGATCCACCACCTCAAATGGATATCCCAGCCTCAGCTTTAACACTACACCCCCAACAAGTTCCTCAACAGTACCCCCACCTATAA